A genomic stretch from Hemicordylus capensis ecotype Gifberg chromosome 5, rHemCap1.1.pri, whole genome shotgun sequence includes:
- the KCNJ8 gene encoding ATP-sensitive inward rectifier potassium channel 8: MLARKSIIPEEYVLARIAAENLGKPRIRDCPRKARFIAKNGACNLAHKNIREQGRFLQDIFTTLVDLKWRHTLVIFTTSFLCSWLFFALVWWLVAFAHGDMDQRYPGDTDQACPVDGNVNQWKPCITCVRSFPSAFLFSIEVQVTIGFGGRMMTEECPFAITVLILQNIVGLIINAVMLGCIFMKTAQAHRRAETLIFSRNAVIAVRNGRLCFMFRVGDLRKSMIISASVRIQVVRKTTTPEGEVIPIHQLDVPVDNPIESNNVFLVAPLIISHIIDKRSPLYDISANDLANQDLEIIVILEGVVETTGITTQARTSYISEEILWGHRFVPIVTEEEGAYAVDYSKFGNTSKIAAPRCSARELDEKPSILIQTLQKSELSHQNSLRKRNSMRRNNSMRRSNSMRRNNSSFIVPKVQFVTPEGNQNTLET, from the exons ATGTTGGCCAGGAAGAGCATTATCCCCGAAGAATATGTTCTCGCACGGATTGCTGCCGAGAACCTGGGCAAGCCACGCATACGGGACTGCCCGCGCAAAGCCCGCTTCATCGCCAAGAATGGGGCCTGCAACTTGGCTCACAAGAACATCCGAGAGCAAGGGCGCTTCTTACAAGACATCTTCACCACCCTGGTGGACCTGAAGTGGCGCCACACACTGGTGATCTTCACCACGTCCTTCCTGTGCAGCTGGCTCTTCTTCGCCttggtgtggtggctggtagcTTTTGCTCACGGAGACATGGACCAAAGGTATCCTGGAGACACGGACCAAGCGTGCCCAGTGGATGGAAATGTCAATCAGTGGAAGCCGTGCATTACCTGTGTCAG gtcctttccctctgctttcctcttcTCTATTGAGGTCCAGGTGACCATTGGTTTTGGAGGCAGAATGATGACCGAAGAGTGTCCCTTTGCCATCACTGTCTTGATTCTCCAAAACATTGTGGGCTTGATTATCAATGCAGTCATGCTTGGGTGCATCTTTATGAAAACTGCCCAGGCACACCGAAGAGCAGAGACGCTGATCTTCAGCCGCAATGCAGTAATTGCTGTCCGTAATGGCAGGCTTTGCTTCATGTTCCGGGTGGGTGACCTGAGAAAAAGCATGATCATCAGTGCCTCAGTGAGAATCCAGGTGGTAAGGAAGACCACAACCCCTGAAGGAGAAGTCATCCCTATCCACCAGCTAGACGTTCCAGTGGACAACCCCATTGAAAGCAACAATGTTTTCCTTGTAGCTCCACTAATCATAAGCCACATCATCGACAAAAGGAGTCCTCTTTATGATATCTCTGCCAATGACTTGGCCAACCAAGACCTAGAAATTATTGTAATACTTGAAGGTGTAGTGGAAACCACTGGCATCACCACGCAAGCGAGAACATCCTACATATCCGAAGAGATCCTCTGGGGCCATCGCTTCGTGCCCATTGTAACAGAAGAGGAAGGGGCCTATGCTGTCGACTACTCAAAGTTTGGCAACACTAGCAAAATAGCAGCTCCACGCTGCAGCGCCAGGGAACTGGATGAGAAGCCCTCCATCCTCATCCAGACCCTCCAGAAAAGCGAGCTGTCCCATCAGAACTCCTTGCGGAAGCGGAATTCCATGAGGAGGAACAACTCCATGAGGAGGAGCAACTCCATGAGGAGGAACAACTCTTCCTTCATAGTGCCCAAAGTCCAGTTTGTCACGCCTGAAGGAAACCAAAACACTCTGGAGACATGA